TTCGCTTTCGGCGAGGTTTCGCATGGCCGCCTTGGCGACTTTTTTGCCGAGTTTTTCGAAAGCATAGCGGTCAGCTTCGTATTCTTGGTGCCAGCAGTACAAGTGGAAAAGAGTGCGAAATGGAATCGCTGCCAGGTGTAACCAAAGGATTGAGTGTACAAGCGACATATCGTGGCTTGCAAGCAAAAAGGCGAAGAGCCACACGGCCAAAAGCAACAATGCAATTTTAGCCAGATTCCGCAAAATGCTATGGCGCAATTCCTTGTGGCCCTCTTCGTGCTTTTTCACGAATTCGTTTTCGGCCGGTTCCTTGCGGTTCTCCGGCAGCGGCACGATATCGTTCAATAGCGGAACCAGGCGCAGTACGGCAAAAATGCCGCCACGCATTTGCGTAAGTCTGCGCTCACGAATTTCAAGCACGAGCCGTGCCATGAATTCAATGGCAAGCAAAAAGGCGAGTAACAGCGTGGCAGAACTCATCGGGGCTATTCGGGCTTGGCTGTTTTGACAATGGAATTCAGCCTGCGCAGTTTTTCTTCGACGCGGGATTTTTCCCATTCGGTAAATCCCTTGTCAATCGGGTGCGCATCGTCATAGTCGTCGAAAATCTCTCGACCGCGTTCGTTGTCTTTGTCAAGTCCGTGGGTTACTCGTTCGAACCAGTCTTTTTCTAGCAGGCGGTAACGCTTGAGCAATTCGTCGAAGGTTTCGGGCAACGTGACAACGCGAATGGCATCTTTGTTGATGTCGTTTGTGGCCATGCGGCGCAGTTCCTTGACGGGTTGCGTCTGTAAGCTAGGATCGTTTACGACCAAAGTAATAATCAGTTCAAGAGCATAGCGTTCCAGGTATTCCTGGTACGTCTTGAGCGCTTGCTGGCGAATGCGTTCGCGCATAAAGTTTTCGCCGAGACCGTCAATGTGTTCCTTGGTGTAAATGTCGCGAATAGCGCTCACTTGCAGGCGTTGGTAAGCGTCGAAAACATAGCGTACGGTTTCGGGGCTAAAGATGCTGTAGAAGGTGGCTGGTACAATGCCCTTGCCGCGCAGCGAATACTTGTAGAGGTTGCGGTCAAGCGCGTAGGCGTTGTGGGCGTAGTTCCAACCGGGTACGATTTCGTTCAGGCGAGGAGCCACTCCCACCAGTTGCGGGTCACCCGGGCGAATCAGCGAGAACGGGAATTTGACGCGCTGCGGGAGCGTCGTGAGCCCGGTTGCAATCAAGGTAAATGGCGATTCACGGTAGTTCGCGGGGAACTTGATGTTTACTCCGAGACCGAAGAACATGCCTTGGCCTGGCATGACTTCTTGGTCGGGCATACGGCCAGTGTGGTTGCTGCCTACGTTGGCGCCGTAACCCAAGTTGCCGCATCCGTCGGGCCAAAGGGCCGCAATCAAAAGGGAATGATGGTGCATTTGGGTCATGGGACCCATATAGGAGCTGTTCACTTCGCCTTCTTCAATGTGGCAGCACGGTGCAATAATCGAAGACTTCACAATCGCTTTGCAGGCGACCGTAGTGCGGCTCATGAGCACGGATCCCTGTACTTCGGCACCGGTGTGAATGGTGACCGACTTTTGCACGTTTGAATTTTCGAGAATCACGGAATCGTAAACGTGGCTCGGTTCTTCAAGCGACGAAAGCACCACGGAGTTGCGGATTTTTTCGGCACCTTCGATACGGGCGTGGGCGCCGATCCAGCTGTTGCGAATGATGTTGGTGTTACAGATGACTGCGCCCTTGCCTACGATGCCAAAGGGGAATGCGGTCTCTTCGCGGTAAGCCTTGAGCTGTTCTTCGAAGGCTGCTGCGACTTCGGGGTCCGGCTTGTGAAACAGCTGGGCTTCTACGAGTTCCATGGTGATTTCGGGGAACACGGCGACTTTGCGTCCGCCCATTTCGTTACCCACGTGCATGGAATTCCCGATCATGTAGCTGATTTTTCCGCTACTGATAATGGAGCCTACGTTTTGGATAACCGCACTGCTGCGCACCAGAATGTTGCTGAGCATGGCCACCTTATGGACCAGTGCATTTTCGATAAAGCAGTTGTGCACAAGACTGTCGTAAATGCCTGTGGGGAACGACACGTCGCCCGGCAACAGGAGTGTTCCAAAGAATTTCGGCAAGTAGACTTCGCCCATGAAGGATGAACGGATAATGCGGTTCGGATCAAAGTCGGGTTCGACCATGATCTTGTCCCAGGATTCAGAGCGGTTGCCATTCTTTTCAAGAACCTGGATCTCGTCTGCGGTCAGGTGGCGGTATTTTGCGGTTCCGGACCTGATTCCCTTGAAATTTTCGA
This portion of the Fibrobacter sp. UWB15 genome encodes:
- a CDS encoding M48 family metalloprotease, with product MSSATLLLAFLLAIEFMARLVLEIRERRLTQMRGGIFAVLRLVPLLNDIVPLPENRKEPAENEFVKKHEEGHKELRHSILRNLAKIALLLLAVWLFAFLLASHDMSLVHSILWLHLAAIPFRTLFHLYCWHQEYEADRYAFEKLGKKVAKAAMRNLAESEIPYTKLFAVVYREHPTVAIRSQKILNKEIKAA
- a CDS encoding DUF4954 family protein, whose product is MQRLLKLKKVLKNSILATSVENFKGIRSGTAKYRHLTADEIQVLEKNGNRSESWDKIMVEPDFDPNRIIRSSFMGEVYLPKFFGTLLLPGDVSFPTGIYDSLVHNCFIENALVHKVAMLSNILVRSSAVIQNVGSIISSGKISYMIGNSMHVGNEMGGRKVAVFPEITMELVEAQLFHKPDPEVAAAFEEQLKAYREETAFPFGIVGKGAVICNTNIIRNSWIGAHARIEGAEKIRNSVVLSSLEEPSHVYDSVILENSNVQKSVTIHTGAEVQGSVLMSRTTVACKAIVKSSIIAPCCHIEEGEVNSSYMGPMTQMHHHSLLIAALWPDGCGNLGYGANVGSNHTGRMPDQEVMPGQGMFFGLGVNIKFPANYRESPFTLIATGLTTLPQRVKFPFSLIRPGDPQLVGVAPRLNEIVPGWNYAHNAYALDRNLYKYSLRGKGIVPATFYSIFSPETVRYVFDAYQRLQVSAIRDIYTKEHIDGLGENFMRERIRQQALKTYQEYLERYALELIITLVVNDPSLQTQPVKELRRMATNDINKDAIRVVTLPETFDELLKRYRLLEKDWFERVTHGLDKDNERGREIFDDYDDAHPIDKGFTEWEKSRVEEKLRRLNSIVKTAKPE